One Nocardioidaceae bacterium SCSIO 66511 genomic window carries:
- a CDS encoding TetR/AcrR family transcriptional regulator: MSLTKGESTRLAILDEALQLTSRTGVTSLSIGGLARETGMSKSGLFAHFRSKEELQLQVVGRARDRFVDTVVRPALAAPRGESRVRALFDGWARWEREAFDGGCIFVTLAAELDNRPGPVRDALVASERDWLELLASTAATAVSEGHFRSDLDTAQFAFEVHGIMLANHHANRLMDDSNGPTRGRIAFDSVVASARRTD, from the coding sequence ATGTCGTTGACCAAAGGCGAGTCGACGCGCCTGGCCATCCTCGACGAGGCGCTGCAGCTGACCTCGCGCACAGGCGTGACCTCGCTGAGCATCGGCGGGCTCGCTCGCGAGACGGGCATGAGCAAGAGCGGGCTGTTCGCGCACTTCCGGTCCAAGGAGGAGCTCCAGCTCCAAGTCGTCGGCCGAGCCCGCGATCGCTTCGTCGACACGGTCGTACGCCCGGCCCTGGCGGCGCCGCGCGGTGAGAGCAGGGTGCGGGCGCTGTTCGACGGCTGGGCCCGATGGGAGCGCGAGGCTTTCGACGGCGGTTGCATCTTCGTGACGCTGGCCGCCGAGCTCGACAATCGACCGGGTCCGGTCCGCGACGCGCTGGTCGCCAGTGAGCGCGACTGGCTCGAGCTGCTCGCCTCGACGGCCGCGACGGCCGTCTCCGAGGGTCACTTCCGCTCCGACCTCGACACCGCACAGTTCGCCTTCGAGGTGCACGGCATCATGCTCGCCAACCACCATGCGAACCGGTTGATGGACGACTCGAACGGCCCGACACGTGGGCGCATCGCCTTCGACTCCGTCGTCGCTTCGGCCCGGCGTACCGACTGA